The following are from one region of the Jatrophihabitans telluris genome:
- a CDS encoding quinone oxidoreductase family protein translates to MTQALVVTRTGGSEVLEVRTQPVTAPASGEVVVDVAAAGVNFMDVYQRQGIYPVDPPFVLGSEGAGTVAELGAHVLGVERGDVVAWPHVRGTAAGRVTVPADSVVPVPEGVPAELAAALMLQGLTAHYLVNSTFPVQSGHTVLVHAAAGGVGQLLTQLAKAKGATVIGTVGSAAKADKARSVGVDHVIDYTQFSGADGAGLARAVRDLTGGQGVDVVYDGVGKDTFDASLASLRIRGTLALFGGASGQVPPFDIQRLNSGGSLFLTRPTLGHHLRTRDELLGRSKELFDAVLAGSLKVEIGGRYPLADAARAYDDLEGRRTMGKLLLIP, encoded by the coding sequence CTGACCCAGGCCCTTGTCGTGACTCGAACCGGCGGATCGGAGGTGCTCGAGGTCCGGACCCAGCCGGTCACGGCGCCCGCGTCGGGAGAGGTGGTCGTCGACGTCGCGGCGGCCGGCGTGAACTTCATGGATGTCTACCAGCGCCAGGGCATCTATCCGGTCGATCCACCGTTCGTGCTGGGCAGTGAGGGGGCCGGTACGGTCGCTGAGCTGGGTGCCCATGTCCTGGGGGTCGAACGCGGTGACGTGGTCGCCTGGCCGCACGTGCGGGGCACTGCCGCGGGCCGCGTCACGGTTCCGGCCGATTCGGTGGTTCCGGTTCCGGAGGGTGTGCCGGCAGAACTGGCGGCGGCTCTGATGTTGCAGGGGCTCACAGCTCATTACCTCGTCAACTCCACCTTTCCTGTTCAGTCCGGTCACACCGTCCTGGTTCACGCCGCTGCCGGCGGAGTCGGGCAGCTGCTGACTCAGCTGGCCAAGGCCAAGGGGGCAACGGTGATCGGGACGGTCGGGTCCGCGGCGAAGGCCGACAAGGCCCGTTCCGTGGGCGTCGACCACGTCATTGATTACACACAGTTCAGCGGTGCGGACGGAGCAGGTCTGGCCAGGGCGGTCCGCGACCTGACGGGCGGCCAAGGCGTGGACGTCGTGTACGACGGCGTCGGCAAGGACACCTTTGACGCTTCACTGGCCTCGTTGCGCATTCGCGGCACGCTGGCGTTGTTCGGCGGCGCGAGCGGGCAGGTGCCGCCGTTCGACATTCAGCGCTTGAACTCTGGTGGGTCGCTGTTTCTCACTCGGCCGACGCTTGGACACCACCTGCGTACTCGAGACGAGCTGCTCGGGCGCAGCAAGGAACTATTCGACGCGGTGCTCGCCGGGTCGCTCAAGGTCGAGATTGGCGGACGCTACCCACTGGCCGATGCCGCGCGAGCCTATGACGACCTGGAGGGCCGTCGGACCATGGGAAAGCTTCTGCTCATTCCCTGA
- a CDS encoding HNH endonuclease signature motif containing protein — MKAILDLSVDNLLRLSVGVFSVLAMTAIDNRSDERVHEATCPSAATLFVAIAEYLQWVDEGAASRLPVMELAAELRAVEGLRRRLDAVEAALVAVVDSRGMAAEVGARSTADLLVATLRFSPAQARRRVAIARALCPRLGLSGAALPPVVPVLARAYRNGAVSTEQVTVVLEVLDKIPAEVGTDGFDRAAEVLTELAHQAGPRELSLAGQRLLDTIDPDGRAPRDELLNRRRSLSLLPASDGSWQLRGQLSPVCGQLLWSFLDARSAPRPAGEQGADPRSHPQRMHDALEEAAGVLARHQGPTASGAPATVIITMTAEQFAQRGRHGSVVDTASGQPLGAHAALGLAEEAEIAILMRDSRGAVLDLARTRRIASRDQTLALIARDRGCSFPDCDAPPTWTQRHHVRAWQDGGRTDINNLTLLCHFHHREFGVRGWTCRMHDGLPAWIPPVFIDPDQRPRYNRRIRPPIRE; from the coding sequence ATGAAGGCGATTCTCGACCTGTCTGTGGATAACCTGCTTCGGTTGTCGGTGGGCGTATTTAGCGTGCTTGCCATGACCGCGATTGATAACCGATCCGATGAACGCGTGCATGAAGCCACGTGCCCCTCTGCCGCAACCCTGTTCGTGGCGATTGCGGAATACCTTCAGTGGGTCGATGAAGGCGCCGCGTCACGCTTGCCGGTGATGGAGCTGGCGGCCGAACTACGCGCGGTCGAAGGGCTACGCCGGCGGCTCGACGCTGTCGAGGCGGCCCTGGTCGCCGTCGTCGACTCCCGCGGGATGGCCGCGGAGGTCGGAGCACGGTCTACGGCGGACCTGCTGGTCGCAACATTGCGCTTTTCTCCGGCGCAGGCAAGGCGTCGGGTCGCCATCGCACGAGCGTTGTGTCCACGCCTCGGGCTGTCGGGTGCGGCCCTGCCCCCGGTGGTGCCGGTGTTGGCGCGCGCCTACCGAAACGGCGCCGTCTCGACCGAACAGGTGACGGTGGTGCTCGAGGTGTTGGACAAGATTCCGGCGGAGGTCGGGACGGATGGCTTCGATCGGGCGGCCGAAGTCTTGACCGAGCTCGCGCACCAAGCGGGTCCGCGCGAGTTGAGCCTGGCCGGGCAACGGCTGTTGGACACGATCGACCCTGACGGGCGAGCGCCCCGGGATGAATTACTCAACCGCCGTCGGTCTCTATCCCTCTTGCCTGCCTCCGATGGGTCCTGGCAGCTGAGGGGCCAACTGAGTCCGGTGTGTGGACAGCTGCTGTGGTCTTTTCTCGATGCGCGCTCAGCACCACGACCCGCCGGCGAGCAAGGCGCGGATCCTCGAAGTCACCCCCAGAGAATGCATGACGCGCTGGAGGAGGCTGCCGGTGTCCTGGCTCGCCACCAAGGCCCAACCGCGTCGGGGGCACCGGCAACCGTGATCATCACTATGACGGCGGAGCAGTTCGCACAGCGTGGGCGCCACGGCTCGGTCGTAGATACTGCAAGCGGGCAGCCGCTCGGGGCGCATGCTGCGCTGGGTTTGGCCGAGGAAGCGGAGATCGCAATACTGATGCGCGATTCCCGCGGGGCGGTCCTTGACCTGGCGCGCACCCGTCGCATCGCCTCACGAGACCAGACCCTGGCACTCATTGCCCGCGACCGTGGGTGTTCCTTTCCCGATTGCGACGCGCCGCCGACGTGGACTCAAAGGCATCACGTGCGGGCCTGGCAGGACGGCGGTCGCACGGACATCAACAACCTGACCCTGCTGTGCCACTTTCATCACCGCGAGTTCGGCGTCCGTGGCTGGACATGCCGGATGCACGATGGTCTACCCGCCTGGATCCCGCCGGTCTTCATCGATCCCGACCAGCGACCGCGCTACAACCGGCGAATCCGTCCGCCGATCAGGGAATGA
- the trpA gene encoding tryptophan synthase subunit alpha, with amino-acid sequence MSILESLLANAKAEGRSALIGYLPVGYPDVETSIQAMRAMVDGGADVIEVGVPYSDPGMDGPTIQAAVDPAVRAGVGMSDVLAAVSAVAEAGAAAVVMSYWNPIEKYGVSRFAADLAQAGGAGAITPDLIPEEAGDWLISSELHNLDRVFLVAPSSTDARIVSTARQSRGFVYAASTMGVTGTRTAVSGTATTLVSRVRQLAPQIPVAVGLGVSNADQAAEVAAFADGVIVGSAFVRCLLDSPDGKGAIAAGVLAQTLAEGVRRH; translated from the coding sequence ATGAGCATCCTGGAATCGTTGCTGGCCAATGCGAAAGCCGAGGGTCGCTCGGCCCTCATCGGCTACCTCCCCGTCGGCTACCCGGATGTGGAGACGTCCATCCAGGCCATGCGGGCCATGGTCGACGGTGGTGCCGATGTCATCGAGGTTGGTGTGCCGTATTCGGACCCCGGAATGGACGGACCGACGATCCAGGCCGCCGTCGATCCCGCCGTACGTGCGGGCGTCGGGATGTCCGATGTCTTGGCCGCGGTGTCCGCCGTGGCTGAAGCCGGCGCAGCCGCCGTCGTCATGTCCTACTGGAATCCCATTGAAAAATATGGCGTTTCGCGATTCGCCGCCGATCTTGCCCAGGCAGGTGGAGCGGGAGCGATCACGCCCGATCTGATCCCCGAGGAAGCCGGCGACTGGTTGATTTCGAGCGAGCTTCACAACCTCGATCGGGTCTTCCTGGTCGCGCCGTCGTCGACGGATGCTCGAATCGTTTCTACCGCTCGCCAGTCTCGTGGCTTTGTCTATGCGGCGTCGACGATGGGGGTGACAGGTACCAGGACGGCCGTGAGCGGTACCGCGACGACCTTGGTCTCCCGAGTCCGCCAGCTCGCCCCTCAGATCCCGGTTGCCGTTGGTCTCGGCGTCTCGAACGCGGACCAGGCCGCCGAGGTTGCCGCTTTCGCCGACGGCGTCATCGTCGGGTCCGCGTTCGTGCGCTGCCTGCTCGATTCCCCCGACGGTAAAGGAGCAATCGCGGCCGGCGTGCTTGCTCAAACCCTCGCCGAGGGTGTGCGGCGGCACTGA
- the trpB gene encoding tryptophan synthase subunit beta → MSTSALPSTAQSVPDAGGHFGPYGGRFVPEALVAALDEIASEFRLAQADPAFGAELTRLLRDYGGRPSPLSEATRFSAHAGGARILLKREDLNHTGSHKINNVLGQALLTQRLGKTRVIAETGAGQHGVATATAAALLGLECTVYMGEEDTRRQALNVARMRLLGAEVVPVTTGSRTLKDAINEAFRDWVANVETTHYLFGTAAGPHPIPLMVREFHRVIGQEARAQVLERTGRLPDAIAACVGGGSNAIGIFYDFIPDESVRLIGLEAAGEGVESGRHAATITGGSPGVLHGARSYLLQDDNGQTIESHSISAGLDYPGVGPEHSWLHDIGRAQYRPITDAQAMDAFSLLCKTEGIIPAIESSHALAGALDLGRELGPEAIILVNLSGRGDKDVETASKYFGLVSEDALKEEIELA, encoded by the coding sequence ATGAGTACTTCCGCCCTACCCTCGACTGCCCAATCCGTCCCCGACGCCGGGGGACACTTCGGCCCCTACGGCGGCCGCTTCGTCCCGGAGGCGCTGGTCGCGGCTCTCGACGAGATCGCCTCGGAATTCAGGCTCGCCCAGGCTGATCCTGCCTTCGGCGCCGAGCTCACTCGCCTGTTGCGCGACTACGGCGGCCGCCCGTCACCGCTGTCCGAGGCCACCCGGTTCTCAGCGCACGCTGGTGGCGCGCGCATTCTGCTCAAGCGGGAGGACCTCAATCACACCGGGTCCCACAAGATCAACAACGTTCTGGGCCAGGCGTTGCTGACCCAGCGGCTGGGCAAGACGCGTGTGATCGCCGAGACCGGAGCTGGTCAGCACGGCGTGGCCACGGCAACCGCGGCGGCCTTGCTCGGCCTGGAATGCACCGTCTACATGGGCGAGGAAGACACCCGACGCCAAGCGCTGAACGTGGCGCGAATGCGCCTGCTCGGCGCCGAGGTCGTGCCGGTGACGACGGGATCGCGGACGCTCAAGGACGCGATCAACGAAGCCTTCCGTGACTGGGTCGCCAACGTGGAAACGACCCACTACCTGTTCGGGACCGCGGCTGGACCCCATCCGATTCCCTTGATGGTCCGGGAGTTCCACCGTGTCATCGGTCAGGAGGCTCGCGCGCAGGTACTCGAGCGGACCGGTCGCCTGCCGGACGCGATTGCGGCCTGCGTAGGTGGCGGGTCCAATGCGATCGGGATTTTCTACGACTTCATCCCGGACGAGTCCGTGCGCCTCATCGGCCTCGAAGCGGCCGGAGAGGGTGTCGAGAGCGGGCGGCATGCGGCGACCATCACCGGGGGGTCGCCGGGTGTGCTGCACGGTGCACGCTCGTACCTGTTGCAGGACGACAACGGCCAGACCATCGAGTCTCATTCAATCTCCGCAGGTTTGGACTACCCGGGCGTCGGCCCAGAGCATTCGTGGTTGCATGACATCGGACGGGCCCAGTACCGGCCGATCACCGACGCTCAGGCGATGGATGCCTTCTCCTTGCTCTGCAAGACCGAGGGGATCATCCCGGCCATCGAGAGCTCACATGCGCTCGCCGGTGCCCTCGACCTGGGGCGTGAACTTGGACCCGAAGCGATCATCCTGGTCAACCTGTCAGGTCGTGGCGACAAGGACGTAGAGACCGCGTCGAAGTATTTCGGCCTGGTCAGCGAGGACGCCCTCAAGGAAGAGATCGAACTCGCATGA
- the trpC gene encoding indole-3-glycerol phosphate synthase TrpC, giving the protein MSNVLDDIVVGVREDVAAREAQVSLAEVKAAAQAAPPALDALAALRAPGVAVIAEVKRRSPSKGSLAEISDPAGLAAEYQDGGARVISVLTEQRRFGGSLADLDSVRSRVSIPVLRKDFVVSSYQVHEARAHGADLVLLIVAALEQNALIGLRERIESLGMTALVEVHDEDEASRALDAGAKVIGVNARSLKTLEVDRSIFERIAPGMPSSIVKIAESGVRDAHDLITYAAAGADAVLVGEGLVTSGHPRQAVADLVTAGSHPATPRTSR; this is encoded by the coding sequence GTGTCCAACGTTCTCGACGACATCGTCGTCGGTGTACGAGAAGACGTTGCCGCGCGCGAAGCACAGGTGAGCCTCGCCGAGGTCAAGGCAGCGGCTCAGGCAGCGCCCCCGGCATTGGATGCGCTTGCGGCGTTGCGAGCGCCAGGCGTGGCGGTGATCGCCGAGGTCAAGCGCCGCAGCCCGTCCAAGGGTTCGCTGGCCGAGATCTCCGATCCGGCGGGCCTGGCCGCGGAGTACCAGGACGGCGGCGCCCGGGTCATCAGTGTGTTGACCGAGCAGCGGCGCTTCGGCGGTTCGCTGGCCGACCTGGACTCGGTCCGTTCGCGGGTGAGCATTCCCGTGCTGCGCAAGGATTTCGTCGTCAGCTCCTATCAGGTTCATGAGGCCAGGGCGCACGGCGCCGATCTGGTGCTGTTGATCGTCGCGGCTCTCGAGCAGAACGCGCTCATCGGTCTTCGTGAACGCATCGAGTCCCTGGGCATGACCGCCCTGGTCGAGGTGCACGATGAGGATGAGGCGTCCCGGGCGCTGGATGCCGGGGCGAAGGTGATCGGTGTGAACGCACGGAGTTTGAAGACGCTGGAGGTCGACCGCTCGATTTTCGAGCGGATCGCGCCAGGAATGCCGAGCAGCATCGTCAAGATCGCCGAATCCGGTGTACGAGATGCCCATGATCTGATCACCTATGCCGCGGCGGGCGCTGACGCAGTGCTGGTCGGTGAGGGGCTGGTGACCTCCGGACACCCCCGGCAAGCCGTTGCCGATCTCGTGACCGCCGGTTCCCACCCGGCCACCCCGCGGACCTCCCGATGA
- a CDS encoding Trp biosynthesis-associated membrane protein, which yields MSDSAGMDRQRRALGLCVGLIALGGAVMLFSSSRVWLRLTAVRPAPFGALTAQVSGKQEFGAVAGIAVVMLLGAVLALVSGKWPRLVLAMLLAVLAVVAGWTAARGFMTPSRGRLVELLGGPSQVGGGAISATNHGVWAALAVSGAALCVVGAVYLAVGAPRWRNGLSRRFEAPVASGSGPADAPTPTEDPWRRLDRGDDPTISDR from the coding sequence GTGAGCGATTCCGCGGGGATGGATCGGCAACGCCGCGCTCTCGGGCTCTGCGTCGGCCTGATCGCCCTCGGAGGGGCCGTCATGCTCTTCAGCAGCAGCCGCGTGTGGCTGCGGCTCACGGCGGTGCGCCCGGCCCCGTTCGGCGCGCTGACGGCGCAGGTGAGCGGCAAGCAGGAATTCGGCGCCGTGGCGGGGATTGCCGTGGTGATGCTGCTCGGAGCGGTGTTGGCGCTGGTCAGTGGTAAGTGGCCGCGACTTGTGCTGGCGATGCTGTTGGCCGTACTCGCTGTGGTGGCCGGCTGGACTGCCGCCCGCGGGTTCATGACACCCAGCCGTGGCCGGTTGGTCGAACTACTGGGCGGGCCGTCCCAGGTCGGCGGCGGGGCCATCTCGGCCACGAACCACGGAGTGTGGGCCGCACTTGCGGTTTCTGGAGCCGCCCTCTGCGTCGTCGGGGCGGTGTACCTGGCGGTGGGCGCGCCACGCTGGCGCAACGGGCTATCCCGGCGGTTTGAGGCGCCCGTTGCAAGCGGTTCCGGTCCCGCGGATGCTCCGACGCCGACGGAGGATCCGTGGCGTCGGTTGGACCGCGGTGACGATCCGACAATTTCCGATCGCTAG
- a CDS encoding anthranilate synthase component I — MSSVDRSQLGELARTHRMVPITRTLFADAETPVGVYRKLAKDRPGTFLLESAEPGASFSRWSFVGVNAVATLTARDGRTHWDGVAPGAGTDIDDPLQALGQAWRAIASPRLPGLPPLTGGFVGYLAYDVVRRIERLPNKAVDELAIPELTMLLVTDLAAVDHHECTVVLIANVFLEPGLSESELDAIHADALARLDAMAADLSAPSPSTVGSLSVVPPAQARSRTPQGEYLPAVEAALEAVRAGEVFQIQIGQRFVVETGAQPFDVYRVLRTLNPSPYMYFVRMADFDIVGCSPEALVSVKNGGAVLHPIAGTRKRGLTPERDAALASELLNDPKEQAEHIMLVDLARNDLGRVSTAGSVEVVEFGAVERYSHVWHIVSTVTSTVADDKDAFDVLTATFPAGTLTGAPKVRAMELIDELEPVRRGVYGGAVGYLDAAGDMDLAIAIRTAVMRDGLAYVQASAGIVADSIPANEEAETRNKARAVLQAIATAETLRQHRP, encoded by the coding sequence ATGAGCTCGGTCGACCGTTCCCAACTGGGAGAACTGGCCCGGACCCATCGCATGGTGCCGATCACCCGCACCCTGTTCGCCGATGCCGAGACACCCGTGGGCGTGTACCGGAAGCTGGCCAAGGACAGGCCGGGGACGTTCCTGCTCGAGTCCGCCGAGCCGGGAGCGTCGTTCTCCCGGTGGTCCTTTGTCGGAGTGAACGCAGTCGCGACGCTGACCGCCCGCGACGGCCGCACCCACTGGGACGGCGTGGCGCCCGGCGCAGGCACCGACATCGACGATCCCCTGCAAGCCCTGGGTCAGGCGTGGCGCGCGATCGCCTCGCCCCGGCTTCCCGGTTTGCCGCCTCTGACCGGTGGTTTTGTGGGCTACCTCGCCTACGACGTGGTGCGCCGGATCGAGCGGCTGCCCAACAAGGCGGTCGACGAGCTGGCGATCCCGGAGCTCACCATGCTGCTCGTCACCGACTTGGCCGCGGTCGACCACCACGAGTGCACTGTCGTACTCATCGCGAACGTGTTCCTCGAACCCGGGTTGTCCGAGTCCGAACTCGACGCGATTCACGCCGACGCGCTGGCGCGCCTGGACGCGATGGCGGCGGACCTGTCGGCGCCGTCGCCGTCCACGGTCGGGAGCCTGTCGGTGGTGCCCCCGGCGCAGGCGCGGTCGCGGACTCCGCAGGGCGAGTACCTGCCCGCGGTGGAGGCGGCACTGGAGGCGGTGCGGGCAGGCGAGGTGTTCCAGATCCAGATCGGTCAGCGGTTCGTGGTCGAAACCGGAGCGCAGCCGTTCGACGTCTACCGAGTGCTGCGCACGTTGAACCCGTCGCCGTACATGTACTTCGTGCGCATGGCGGACTTCGACATCGTCGGCTGCAGCCCGGAGGCACTGGTGAGTGTCAAGAACGGCGGCGCGGTGCTCCACCCGATCGCCGGCACGCGAAAGCGTGGCCTGACCCCGGAACGGGACGCGGCGCTGGCCAGCGAGCTGCTCAATGACCCGAAGGAGCAGGCCGAACACATCATGCTGGTCGATCTGGCCCGCAACGATCTCGGACGCGTGTCCACCGCCGGGTCGGTCGAGGTCGTCGAGTTCGGTGCGGTGGAGCGCTACAGCCACGTCTGGCACATCGTCTCGACGGTGACCAGCACCGTTGCCGACGACAAGGATGCCTTCGACGTGCTCACGGCGACCTTCCCGGCCGGCACGCTGACCGGTGCGCCCAAGGTGCGGGCGATGGAGCTGATCGACGAGCTCGAGCCGGTCCGGCGCGGGGTGTACGGCGGCGCGGTCGGTTATCTCGACGCCGCCGGCGACATGGACCTCGCAATCGCGATCCGGACGGCCGTGATGCGTGACGGCCTCGCCTACGTGCAGGCTTCGGCGGGCATCGTCGCGGACTCCATCCCGGCCAACGAGGAGGCCGAGACCAGGAACAAGGCGCGCGCGGTGCTTCAGGCGATCGCCACAGCGGAGACCTTGCGGCAGCACCGGCCGTGA
- the hisI gene encoding phosphoribosyl-AMP cyclohydrolase — translation MSSVPASDLDPAVAARLKRDPAGLVAAVVQQHDTGEVLMVGWMDDQALHRTLSTGRATYWSRSRQEYWVKGATSGHAQYVKSVALDCDGDALLVKVDQVGAACHTGDRTCFDAGVLSPVVGSAAGIAR, via the coding sequence ATGTCTAGCGTCCCCGCCTCCGATCTCGATCCGGCCGTCGCGGCCAGGCTCAAGCGTGACCCGGCGGGCCTCGTCGCCGCTGTCGTCCAGCAGCACGACACGGGGGAGGTGCTGATGGTGGGATGGATGGACGACCAGGCGCTGCACCGGACGTTGTCCACCGGACGGGCCACCTACTGGTCGCGGTCACGGCAGGAGTACTGGGTCAAGGGCGCCACGTCGGGCCACGCTCAGTACGTCAAGTCGGTCGCGCTGGATTGTGACGGCGACGCGCTGTTGGTGAAGGTCGATCAGGTCGGTGCGGCCTGCCACACCGGCGACCGGACCTGCTTCGACGCGGGTGTCCTCAGCCCGGTGGTCGGATCTGCCGCGGGCATCGCCCGATGA